A portion of the Ricinus communis isolate WT05 ecotype wild-type chromosome 10, ASM1957865v1, whole genome shotgun sequence genome contains these proteins:
- the LOC8263129 gene encoding uncharacterized protein LOC8263129 isoform X2 produces MPSNFVNSTSYARNLEKSQLGGVIFGCKKNTMSECLSEQIFGLPAPHFSYVKNIDPGLPLFLFNYENKKLYGIFEAAGAGQMNINPYGWTTDGSRRTQYPAQVQIRVRLQCHPLSEEKFKPIIADNYYRYHHFWFELDHAQTSKLMSLFASSPVAPGTSAPENTAKWRTIYQPISLSERRDEGYKPLASEVENHTSCSLNFMNDASSLDGKDKLLENQLNTNIVEQVEKDLTLQQLQGLAPNHEHKGSSLRDCVQGSTAINDMGVEENGSAEEQMGLGEKNEKPYCASFDCQSIIAQLVQGIEELKAFKTEQTVKAYHMEQKLVEAEEQIQQLKNRCMMLESMSNLSFTEISDTASDSFEKLNLDPTKSIYLVGGYDGESWLSALDLYFPLQDVSKSLRPMSTIRSYTSLTQFNDEIYVIGGGIGDSWYATVESYNPANDQWALRPALTRKKGSLGGATLNDKIFVIGGGNGLECFSDVEMLDLDVGRWIPTRSMLQKRFALAAVELNGVLYATGGYDGSNYLRSAERFDPREHCWSRIPNMNTKRGCHSLVVLNEKLYALGGFDGNTMVSSTEIFDPRLSMWMDGEAMNTSRGYSAAAVVDESIYVIGGVKDGEIIVDTVEHFKMGEGWQESRTTRKRCFLSAIVLQ; encoded by the exons ATGCCTTCAAATTTTGTAAACAGCACATCTTATGCTAGAAATTTGGAGAAGAGCCAACTTGGTGGTGTCATTTTTGGTTGCAAGAAGAATACGATGAGTGAATGTCTCTCTGAACAAATCTTTG GCCTGCCAGCTCCACACTTTTcatatgtaaaaaatattgatcCTGGCTTGCCATTGTTCCTTTTCAACTATGAGAACAAGAAACTCTATGGAATCTTTGAGGCTGCTGGTGCTGGCCAAATGAATATTAACCCATATGGTTGGACAACTGATGGTTCACGTAGAACTCAATATCCTGCGCAG GTTCAAATTCGTGTCCGTTTGCAATGCCATCCACTGTCTGAAGAAAAGTTTAAACCAATAATTGCAGACAACTACTACAGATATCACCATTTCTGGTTTGAGCTTGACCATGCACAAACCAGCAAGCTAATGTCATTATTTGCATCTTCACCAGTTGCTCCTGGTACTTCTGCACCTGAGAATACAGCAAAGTGGAGAACTATTTACCAACCTATTTCATTGTCTGAAAGAAGAGATGAAGGGTATAAACCACTTGCTTCTGAGGTTGAAAATCATACAAGTTGCagcttaaattttatgaatgatGCTTCTTCTTTAGATGGAAAAGACAAGCTGCTAGAAAATCAGTTGAACACAAACATAGTGGAACAAGTTGAGAAGGACCTTACGTTGCAGCAACTTCAGGGATTGGCTCCTAACCATGAACATAAAGGTTCGTCTTTGAGGGATTGCGTACAAGGTTCTACTGCTATAAATGATATGGGCGTGGAGGAAAATGGCTCTGCAGAGGAACAAATGGGCTTAGgagaaaagaatgaaaagcCTTATTGTGCCTCATTCGATTGTCAGTCCATTATAGCTCAG TTGGTCCAAGGGATAGAGGAGCTTAAGGCTTTTAAAACAGAACAAACTGTAAAGGCTTATCATATGGAGCAGAAGCTG GTTGAGGCTGAAGAACAAATTCAACAGTTGAAAAATCGCTGTATGATGTTGGAGTCTATGTCTAATCTTTCCTTCACAGAAATTAGTGATACAGCAAGTGATTCTTTTGAGAAGTTGAATCTTGATCCTACTAAGTCCATTTATCTAGTAGGGGGATATGATGGCGAATCTTGGTTATCAgctttagatttatatttccCTTTGCAAGATGTTTCAAAGTCTTTGAGGCCAATGAGCACTATTCGTTCATATACTTCGCTTACACAATTTAATGATGAGATCTATGTTATTGGTGGTGGCATTGGTGATTCATGGTACGCCACAG TTGAATCATATAATCCAGCTAATGATCAGTGGGCCTTGCGCCCTGCCTTGACTCGGAAAAAAGGGAGTTTAGGTGGTGCCACTTTGAATGACAAAATATTTGTGATTGGTGGTGGTAATGGGCTTGAATGCTTTTCAGATGTTGAAATGCTTGATTTAGATGTTGGACGATGGATCCCTACTAGATCTATGCTACAAAAG AGATTTGCTCTTGCTGCCGTGGAACTTAATGGTGTACTTTATGCTACTGGTGGATATGATGGGAGTAATTATTTGAG GTCAGCTGAAAGATTTGACCCTAGAGAACATTGCTGGAGCAGAATTCCAAACATGAACACAAAGAGGGGCTGCCACTCATTGGTTGTCTTGAATGAAAAATT GTATGCCCTAGGTGGCTTCGATGGAAATACAATGGTTTCGAGTACTGAAATATTTGATCCACGTCTCAGCATGTGGATGGATGGGGAGGCAATGAACACCTCTAGAGGGTATTCTGCTGCTGCCGTTGTTGACGAATCTATATATGTAATTGGCGGGGTCAAAGATGGTGAAATCATTGTAGACACT GTTGAACATTTCAAGATGGGAGAGGGATGGCAAGAATCAAGGACCACCAGGAAAAGATGCTTCTTATCAGCTATTGTTTTGCAGTga
- the LOC8263129 gene encoding uncharacterized protein LOC8263129 isoform X3, producing MHSFVLIPLVGAGRKTHTYIVDKGEHMPSNFVNSTSYARNLEKSQLGGVIFGCKKNTMSECLSEQIFGLPAPHFSYVKNIDPGLPLFLFNYENKKLYGIFEAAGAGQMNINPYGWTTDGSRRTQYPAQVQIRVRLQCHPLSEEKFKPIIADNYYRYHHFWFELDHAQTSKLMSLFASSPVAPGTSAPENTAKWRTIYQPISLSERRDEGYKPLASEVENHTSCSLNFMNDASSLDGKDKLLENQLNTNIVEQVEKDLTLQQLQGLAPNHEHKGSSLRDCVQGSTAINDMGVEENGSAEEQMGLGEKNEKPYCASFDCQSIIAQLVQGIEELKAFKTEQTVKAYHMEQKLVEAEEQIQQLKNRCMMLESMSNLSFTEISDTASDSFEKLNLDPTKSIYLVGGYDGESWLSALDLYFPLQDVSKSLRPMSTIRSYTSLTQFNDEIYVIGGGIGDSWYATDVEMLDLDVGRWIPTRSMLQKRFALAAVELNGVLYATGGYDGSNYLRSAERFDPREHCWSRIPNMNTKRGCHSLVVLNEKLYALGGFDGNTMVSSTEIFDPRLSMWMDGEAMNTSRGYSAAAVVDESIYVIGGVKDGEIIVDTVEHFKMGEGWQESRTTRKRCFLSAIVLQ from the exons ATGCACTCTTTTGTACTTATCCCATT GGTGGGAGCTGGGAGGAAAACGCATACATACATAGTTGATAAAGGTGAACATATGCCTTCAAATTTTGTAAACAGCACATCTTATGCTAGAAATTTGGAGAAGAGCCAACTTGGTGGTGTCATTTTTGGTTGCAAGAAGAATACGATGAGTGAATGTCTCTCTGAACAAATCTTTG GCCTGCCAGCTCCACACTTTTcatatgtaaaaaatattgatcCTGGCTTGCCATTGTTCCTTTTCAACTATGAGAACAAGAAACTCTATGGAATCTTTGAGGCTGCTGGTGCTGGCCAAATGAATATTAACCCATATGGTTGGACAACTGATGGTTCACGTAGAACTCAATATCCTGCGCAG GTTCAAATTCGTGTCCGTTTGCAATGCCATCCACTGTCTGAAGAAAAGTTTAAACCAATAATTGCAGACAACTACTACAGATATCACCATTTCTGGTTTGAGCTTGACCATGCACAAACCAGCAAGCTAATGTCATTATTTGCATCTTCACCAGTTGCTCCTGGTACTTCTGCACCTGAGAATACAGCAAAGTGGAGAACTATTTACCAACCTATTTCATTGTCTGAAAGAAGAGATGAAGGGTATAAACCACTTGCTTCTGAGGTTGAAAATCATACAAGTTGCagcttaaattttatgaatgatGCTTCTTCTTTAGATGGAAAAGACAAGCTGCTAGAAAATCAGTTGAACACAAACATAGTGGAACAAGTTGAGAAGGACCTTACGTTGCAGCAACTTCAGGGATTGGCTCCTAACCATGAACATAAAGGTTCGTCTTTGAGGGATTGCGTACAAGGTTCTACTGCTATAAATGATATGGGCGTGGAGGAAAATGGCTCTGCAGAGGAACAAATGGGCTTAGgagaaaagaatgaaaagcCTTATTGTGCCTCATTCGATTGTCAGTCCATTATAGCTCAG TTGGTCCAAGGGATAGAGGAGCTTAAGGCTTTTAAAACAGAACAAACTGTAAAGGCTTATCATATGGAGCAGAAGCTG GTTGAGGCTGAAGAACAAATTCAACAGTTGAAAAATCGCTGTATGATGTTGGAGTCTATGTCTAATCTTTCCTTCACAGAAATTAGTGATACAGCAAGTGATTCTTTTGAGAAGTTGAATCTTGATCCTACTAAGTCCATTTATCTAGTAGGGGGATATGATGGCGAATCTTGGTTATCAgctttagatttatatttccCTTTGCAAGATGTTTCAAAGTCTTTGAGGCCAATGAGCACTATTCGTTCATATACTTCGCTTACACAATTTAATGATGAGATCTATGTTATTGGTGGTGGCATTGGTGATTCATGGTACGCCACAG ATGTTGAAATGCTTGATTTAGATGTTGGACGATGGATCCCTACTAGATCTATGCTACAAAAG AGATTTGCTCTTGCTGCCGTGGAACTTAATGGTGTACTTTATGCTACTGGTGGATATGATGGGAGTAATTATTTGAG GTCAGCTGAAAGATTTGACCCTAGAGAACATTGCTGGAGCAGAATTCCAAACATGAACACAAAGAGGGGCTGCCACTCATTGGTTGTCTTGAATGAAAAATT GTATGCCCTAGGTGGCTTCGATGGAAATACAATGGTTTCGAGTACTGAAATATTTGATCCACGTCTCAGCATGTGGATGGATGGGGAGGCAATGAACACCTCTAGAGGGTATTCTGCTGCTGCCGTTGTTGACGAATCTATATATGTAATTGGCGGGGTCAAAGATGGTGAAATCATTGTAGACACT GTTGAACATTTCAAGATGGGAGAGGGATGGCAAGAATCAAGGACCACCAGGAAAAGATGCTTCTTATCAGCTATTGTTTTGCAGTga
- the LOC8263129 gene encoding uncharacterized protein LOC8263129 isoform X1 — translation MHSFVLIPLVGAGRKTHTYIVDKGEHMPSNFVNSTSYARNLEKSQLGGVIFGCKKNTMSECLSEQIFGLPAPHFSYVKNIDPGLPLFLFNYENKKLYGIFEAAGAGQMNINPYGWTTDGSRRTQYPAQVQIRVRLQCHPLSEEKFKPIIADNYYRYHHFWFELDHAQTSKLMSLFASSPVAPGTSAPENTAKWRTIYQPISLSERRDEGYKPLASEVENHTSCSLNFMNDASSLDGKDKLLENQLNTNIVEQVEKDLTLQQLQGLAPNHEHKGSSLRDCVQGSTAINDMGVEENGSAEEQMGLGEKNEKPYCASFDCQSIIAQLVQGIEELKAFKTEQTVKAYHMEQKLVEAEEQIQQLKNRCMMLESMSNLSFTEISDTASDSFEKLNLDPTKSIYLVGGYDGESWLSALDLYFPLQDVSKSLRPMSTIRSYTSLTQFNDEIYVIGGGIGDSWYATVESYNPANDQWALRPALTRKKGSLGGATLNDKIFVIGGGNGLECFSDVEMLDLDVGRWIPTRSMLQKRFALAAVELNGVLYATGGYDGSNYLRSAERFDPREHCWSRIPNMNTKRGCHSLVVLNEKLYALGGFDGNTMVSSTEIFDPRLSMWMDGEAMNTSRGYSAAAVVDESIYVIGGVKDGEIIVDTVEHFKMGEGWQESRTTRKRCFLSAIVLQ, via the exons ATGCACTCTTTTGTACTTATCCCATT GGTGGGAGCTGGGAGGAAAACGCATACATACATAGTTGATAAAGGTGAACATATGCCTTCAAATTTTGTAAACAGCACATCTTATGCTAGAAATTTGGAGAAGAGCCAACTTGGTGGTGTCATTTTTGGTTGCAAGAAGAATACGATGAGTGAATGTCTCTCTGAACAAATCTTTG GCCTGCCAGCTCCACACTTTTcatatgtaaaaaatattgatcCTGGCTTGCCATTGTTCCTTTTCAACTATGAGAACAAGAAACTCTATGGAATCTTTGAGGCTGCTGGTGCTGGCCAAATGAATATTAACCCATATGGTTGGACAACTGATGGTTCACGTAGAACTCAATATCCTGCGCAG GTTCAAATTCGTGTCCGTTTGCAATGCCATCCACTGTCTGAAGAAAAGTTTAAACCAATAATTGCAGACAACTACTACAGATATCACCATTTCTGGTTTGAGCTTGACCATGCACAAACCAGCAAGCTAATGTCATTATTTGCATCTTCACCAGTTGCTCCTGGTACTTCTGCACCTGAGAATACAGCAAAGTGGAGAACTATTTACCAACCTATTTCATTGTCTGAAAGAAGAGATGAAGGGTATAAACCACTTGCTTCTGAGGTTGAAAATCATACAAGTTGCagcttaaattttatgaatgatGCTTCTTCTTTAGATGGAAAAGACAAGCTGCTAGAAAATCAGTTGAACACAAACATAGTGGAACAAGTTGAGAAGGACCTTACGTTGCAGCAACTTCAGGGATTGGCTCCTAACCATGAACATAAAGGTTCGTCTTTGAGGGATTGCGTACAAGGTTCTACTGCTATAAATGATATGGGCGTGGAGGAAAATGGCTCTGCAGAGGAACAAATGGGCTTAGgagaaaagaatgaaaagcCTTATTGTGCCTCATTCGATTGTCAGTCCATTATAGCTCAG TTGGTCCAAGGGATAGAGGAGCTTAAGGCTTTTAAAACAGAACAAACTGTAAAGGCTTATCATATGGAGCAGAAGCTG GTTGAGGCTGAAGAACAAATTCAACAGTTGAAAAATCGCTGTATGATGTTGGAGTCTATGTCTAATCTTTCCTTCACAGAAATTAGTGATACAGCAAGTGATTCTTTTGAGAAGTTGAATCTTGATCCTACTAAGTCCATTTATCTAGTAGGGGGATATGATGGCGAATCTTGGTTATCAgctttagatttatatttccCTTTGCAAGATGTTTCAAAGTCTTTGAGGCCAATGAGCACTATTCGTTCATATACTTCGCTTACACAATTTAATGATGAGATCTATGTTATTGGTGGTGGCATTGGTGATTCATGGTACGCCACAG TTGAATCATATAATCCAGCTAATGATCAGTGGGCCTTGCGCCCTGCCTTGACTCGGAAAAAAGGGAGTTTAGGTGGTGCCACTTTGAATGACAAAATATTTGTGATTGGTGGTGGTAATGGGCTTGAATGCTTTTCAGATGTTGAAATGCTTGATTTAGATGTTGGACGATGGATCCCTACTAGATCTATGCTACAAAAG AGATTTGCTCTTGCTGCCGTGGAACTTAATGGTGTACTTTATGCTACTGGTGGATATGATGGGAGTAATTATTTGAG GTCAGCTGAAAGATTTGACCCTAGAGAACATTGCTGGAGCAGAATTCCAAACATGAACACAAAGAGGGGCTGCCACTCATTGGTTGTCTTGAATGAAAAATT GTATGCCCTAGGTGGCTTCGATGGAAATACAATGGTTTCGAGTACTGAAATATTTGATCCACGTCTCAGCATGTGGATGGATGGGGAGGCAATGAACACCTCTAGAGGGTATTCTGCTGCTGCCGTTGTTGACGAATCTATATATGTAATTGGCGGGGTCAAAGATGGTGAAATCATTGTAGACACT GTTGAACATTTCAAGATGGGAGAGGGATGGCAAGAATCAAGGACCACCAGGAAAAGATGCTTCTTATCAGCTATTGTTTTGCAGTga
- the LOC8263129 gene encoding uncharacterized protein LOC8263129 isoform X4: MHSFVLIPLVGAGRKTHTYIVDKGEHMPSNFVNSTSYARNLEKSQLGGVIFGCKKNTMSECLSEQIFGLPAPHFSYVKNIDPGLPLFLFNYENKKLYGIFEAAGAGQMNINPYGWTTDGSRRTQYPAQVQIRVRLQCHPLSEEKFKPIIADNYYRYHHFWFELDHAQTSKLMSLFASSPVAPGTSAPENTAKWRTIYQPISLSERRDEGYKPLASEVENHTSCSLNFMNDASSLDGKDKLLENQLNTNIVEQVEKDLTLQQLQGLAPNHEHKGSSLRDCVQGSTAINDMGVEENGSAEEQMGLGEKNEKPYCASFDCQSIIAQLVQGIEELKAFKTEQTVKAYHMEQKLVEAEEQIQQLKNRCMMLESMSNLSFTEISDTASDSFEKLNLDPTKSIYLVGGYDGESWLSALDLYFPLQDVSKSLRPMSTIRSYTSLTQFNDEIYVIGGGIGDSWYATVESYNPANDQWALRPALTRKKGSLGGATLNDKIFVIGGGNGLECFSDVEMLDLDVGRWIPTRSMLQKRFALAAVELNGVLYATGGYDGSNYLRFIG; the protein is encoded by the exons ATGCACTCTTTTGTACTTATCCCATT GGTGGGAGCTGGGAGGAAAACGCATACATACATAGTTGATAAAGGTGAACATATGCCTTCAAATTTTGTAAACAGCACATCTTATGCTAGAAATTTGGAGAAGAGCCAACTTGGTGGTGTCATTTTTGGTTGCAAGAAGAATACGATGAGTGAATGTCTCTCTGAACAAATCTTTG GCCTGCCAGCTCCACACTTTTcatatgtaaaaaatattgatcCTGGCTTGCCATTGTTCCTTTTCAACTATGAGAACAAGAAACTCTATGGAATCTTTGAGGCTGCTGGTGCTGGCCAAATGAATATTAACCCATATGGTTGGACAACTGATGGTTCACGTAGAACTCAATATCCTGCGCAG GTTCAAATTCGTGTCCGTTTGCAATGCCATCCACTGTCTGAAGAAAAGTTTAAACCAATAATTGCAGACAACTACTACAGATATCACCATTTCTGGTTTGAGCTTGACCATGCACAAACCAGCAAGCTAATGTCATTATTTGCATCTTCACCAGTTGCTCCTGGTACTTCTGCACCTGAGAATACAGCAAAGTGGAGAACTATTTACCAACCTATTTCATTGTCTGAAAGAAGAGATGAAGGGTATAAACCACTTGCTTCTGAGGTTGAAAATCATACAAGTTGCagcttaaattttatgaatgatGCTTCTTCTTTAGATGGAAAAGACAAGCTGCTAGAAAATCAGTTGAACACAAACATAGTGGAACAAGTTGAGAAGGACCTTACGTTGCAGCAACTTCAGGGATTGGCTCCTAACCATGAACATAAAGGTTCGTCTTTGAGGGATTGCGTACAAGGTTCTACTGCTATAAATGATATGGGCGTGGAGGAAAATGGCTCTGCAGAGGAACAAATGGGCTTAGgagaaaagaatgaaaagcCTTATTGTGCCTCATTCGATTGTCAGTCCATTATAGCTCAG TTGGTCCAAGGGATAGAGGAGCTTAAGGCTTTTAAAACAGAACAAACTGTAAAGGCTTATCATATGGAGCAGAAGCTG GTTGAGGCTGAAGAACAAATTCAACAGTTGAAAAATCGCTGTATGATGTTGGAGTCTATGTCTAATCTTTCCTTCACAGAAATTAGTGATACAGCAAGTGATTCTTTTGAGAAGTTGAATCTTGATCCTACTAAGTCCATTTATCTAGTAGGGGGATATGATGGCGAATCTTGGTTATCAgctttagatttatatttccCTTTGCAAGATGTTTCAAAGTCTTTGAGGCCAATGAGCACTATTCGTTCATATACTTCGCTTACACAATTTAATGATGAGATCTATGTTATTGGTGGTGGCATTGGTGATTCATGGTACGCCACAG TTGAATCATATAATCCAGCTAATGATCAGTGGGCCTTGCGCCCTGCCTTGACTCGGAAAAAAGGGAGTTTAGGTGGTGCCACTTTGAATGACAAAATATTTGTGATTGGTGGTGGTAATGGGCTTGAATGCTTTTCAGATGTTGAAATGCTTGATTTAGATGTTGGACGATGGATCCCTACTAGATCTATGCTACAAAAG AGATTTGCTCTTGCTGCCGTGGAACTTAATGGTGTACTTTATGCTACTGGTGGATATGATGGGAGTAATTATTTGAG ATTCATTGGATGA